Proteins encoded together in one Neobacillus sp. FSL H8-0543 window:
- a CDS encoding ABC transporter permease translates to MKWKQAFQDNKVIKTYGGVLAALLALVILFAILSPHFLNTNNLLTVLAQVSIIAIMAFGMTFVLMIGEIDLSVGSIAALSGLILGLSLSWGLGGPLSIVITLLVGAAAGFANGLISARLRIPTFIVTVATMGIFRGLGYATTDAKPVGVDDSFILFLGNKKIFDVIPVPVIIVIVLLIFSHILLAKTKFGRRAKMVGGNKTAAEYVGINTKSLQTKIFMISGVAAAISGILLTSRLYSAQPNTASGYELDAIAAAVLGGTSLSGGYGTVFGTFIGALIMGVINNGMNLIGLPYFYQQIVKGLIIIIAVYIDVRNKGRILGK, encoded by the coding sequence ATGAAGTGGAAACAAGCTTTCCAAGACAATAAAGTAATAAAGACATACGGAGGAGTCCTTGCTGCCTTATTAGCACTGGTTATCCTCTTTGCCATTTTAAGTCCGCACTTTTTGAATACAAATAATCTATTAACTGTTCTAGCACAAGTTTCCATTATTGCGATCATGGCATTTGGGATGACCTTTGTACTAATGATTGGCGAAATTGACCTTTCGGTAGGATCGATTGCTGCATTATCCGGTCTTATCCTCGGTCTATCACTTTCATGGGGACTAGGAGGACCACTATCCATTGTAATTACTCTTCTTGTTGGAGCAGCAGCTGGGTTTGCAAACGGACTGATTTCTGCACGTCTTCGTATTCCAACCTTTATCGTAACGGTTGCAACTATGGGGATTTTCAGGGGGCTTGGATACGCGACTACTGATGCAAAGCCGGTTGGGGTCGATGATTCATTCATCCTGTTTTTAGGAAATAAGAAAATATTTGACGTGATTCCAGTACCAGTCATCATCGTGATTGTCCTCTTAATATTCTCGCACATTCTATTAGCCAAGACTAAATTTGGCAGAAGAGCGAAGATGGTCGGGGGAAACAAGACGGCAGCAGAATATGTCGGCATTAATACGAAATCCCTTCAAACTAAGATCTTTATGATTTCAGGCGTTGCGGCAGCTATTTCCGGTATCCTTTTGACATCAAGACTCTATTCTGCACAACCGAATACAGCAAGCGGGTATGAACTTGATGCCATAGCGGCTGCAGTTCTTGGTGGAACGAGCCTTTCCGGTGGATATGGTACAGTATTTGGTACCTTTATCGGTGCCTTGATTATGGGTGTTATTAATAATGGTATGAACTTGATTGGCCTTCCTTATTTTTACCAACAGATCGTTAAGGGACTCATCATCATTATAGCGGTGTATATAGATGTCCGGAATAAAGGTAGAATACTAGGGAAGTAG
- a CDS encoding LacI family DNA-binding transcriptional regulator — translation MPTIKDVSRLSGISIGTVSRYLNGYKVKQDNQEKIQEAIQQLDYKVNQTARGLKTNKTYTVGVLVPSITDIFSNQVIEGMEEILDNENYSLIVCNARNNLNTEKEKLRFLKEKRVDGIVMMPVSDQNEHVKEIIDEGVPLILIDRLLDDVECDAVVCDNVNGSYRAMEELISCGHRRIGIIAGPSNVYTACERLNGYIRALSDYGIAIDDDLIVHAEYRKGSGVEAYQKLVNMENKPTAIFATNYETTLTGVKYFMENGIKIGEEMSLFGYDNSEVFQMLTPSIATVLQPMGEIGEHAAHLILKRIDNDYSFFPVVSRLKTSILSGTSVKRLI, via the coding sequence GTGCCCACGATAAAGGATGTATCACGCTTGTCTGGGATTTCCATTGGGACGGTTTCTCGGTATCTCAATGGCTATAAAGTCAAACAAGATAACCAAGAGAAGATCCAGGAAGCAATCCAGCAACTAGATTACAAAGTAAACCAAACTGCAAGAGGATTAAAGACAAACAAAACGTATACTGTCGGTGTATTAGTTCCAAGCATTACTGATATTTTCTCCAATCAGGTCATAGAGGGTATGGAAGAAATACTAGATAACGAGAATTATAGTCTTATTGTCTGTAACGCCCGAAACAACCTGAATACGGAAAAGGAAAAGCTTCGCTTCTTAAAAGAAAAACGAGTGGACGGTATCGTAATGATGCCAGTTTCCGACCAGAATGAGCATGTGAAAGAGATCATTGATGAGGGTGTTCCTCTTATTTTGATTGACCGTCTTCTTGATGATGTCGAATGTGATGCTGTTGTTTGTGATAATGTAAACGGTTCCTATCGAGCGATGGAGGAATTAATTTCCTGTGGTCATCGCAGAATTGGCATTATCGCTGGTCCATCCAATGTCTATACTGCGTGCGAACGTCTGAATGGATACATCAGGGCGCTTAGTGATTATGGAATTGCCATTGATGACGACCTTATTGTCCATGCGGAATATAGGAAAGGGAGCGGGGTTGAGGCCTACCAAAAACTAGTTAATATGGAAAACAAACCGACGGCTATCTTTGCGACAAACTATGAAACTACCTTGACCGGAGTGAAATACTTTATGGAAAACGGAATCAAGATTGGCGAGGAAATGTCTCTTTTTGGCTATGACAACTCTGAAGTATTTCAAATGCTGACACCTTCCATTGCGACCGTACTTCAGCCGATGGGGGAGATTGGCGAACATGCTGCCCATCTTATATTGAAGCGGATTGATAACGATTATTCGTTTTTTCCCGTGGTAAGCCGCTTAAAGACGAGTATTCTCTCAGGCACATCAGTGAAAAGACTTATCTAA
- the fumC gene encoding class II fumarate hydratase: protein MDNFRIEKDTLGEVHVPKEKFWGAQTQRSKENFKIGTEKMPLEVIYGLAFIKKAAAIVNFQLGKLSEVKMNAIKKVCDEILNGDYDEHFPLAVWQTGSGTQSNMNVNEVIAHVANGRLIAQGETEKIHPNDDVNMSQSSNDTFPTSMHIAAYIKITKNLLPAIQELKSTLLKKEKAFSNIVKIGRTHLQDATPLTLGQEISGWRFMLEKNEQMITEAAKFLLDLAIGGTAVGTGMNASPQFGADVAKQVTKLTGYPFRSSDNKFHALTSHDEIVFVHGGLKALAADLLKIANDVRWLASGPRSGIGEIRIPANEPGSSIMPGKVNPTQSEALTMVACQVFGNDATIGFAASQGNFELNVFKPVIIYNLIQSITLLSDGVISFNQHCAKGIEVNEEVIKEHVERSLMLVTALNPHIGYEKAAAIAKLAFKENSSLREAAIQTGYLSAEQFDQWVKPENMV from the coding sequence ATGGACAATTTTCGAATAGAAAAAGATACACTTGGCGAAGTTCATGTACCTAAGGAAAAATTTTGGGGGGCGCAAACACAGCGGAGCAAGGAAAATTTTAAAATAGGAACGGAAAAAATGCCTTTGGAAGTGATTTACGGTTTGGCTTTCATTAAAAAAGCAGCAGCAATCGTCAATTTCCAATTAGGTAAATTAAGTGAAGTCAAAATGAATGCCATTAAAAAAGTTTGTGATGAAATCTTAAATGGGGATTATGATGAACATTTTCCATTAGCTGTCTGGCAAACTGGCAGTGGAACACAATCGAATATGAACGTAAACGAAGTGATTGCACATGTGGCGAATGGACGGCTAATAGCACAGGGAGAAACGGAGAAGATTCACCCAAATGACGATGTCAACATGTCGCAAAGCTCCAATGATACGTTTCCAACTTCCATGCACATTGCGGCCTACATAAAAATAACGAAAAACCTCCTTCCCGCCATTCAAGAGTTAAAAAGCACCTTGCTTAAAAAAGAAAAGGCCTTTTCAAACATAGTCAAAATAGGAAGAACACATTTGCAGGATGCTACACCACTGACATTAGGGCAGGAAATCAGTGGTTGGAGGTTTATGCTTGAGAAGAATGAGCAAATGATCACAGAAGCAGCAAAATTTTTGCTTGATTTAGCAATTGGCGGGACAGCTGTTGGTACAGGAATGAATGCCAGTCCTCAATTTGGAGCGGATGTAGCGAAACAAGTAACGAAACTAACTGGATACCCCTTTCGCTCTTCCGATAATAAATTTCACGCCTTAACGAGCCATGATGAAATCGTTTTTGTACACGGAGGATTAAAAGCTTTAGCAGCTGATTTACTAAAGATTGCAAATGATGTTCGCTGGCTTGCGAGTGGCCCAAGAAGTGGAATTGGTGAGATTCGCATTCCTGCTAACGAACCAGGTAGCTCCATCATGCCTGGAAAAGTAAATCCAACCCAAAGTGAAGCACTGACAATGGTTGCATGCCAAGTATTTGGGAATGACGCCACCATCGGCTTTGCAGCAAGCCAAGGTAATTTTGAGTTAAATGTGTTTAAACCCGTTATTATTTATAACCTCATCCAATCCATTACATTACTATCAGATGGGGTCATTTCCTTTAATCAACACTGTGCTAAAGGAATAGAAGTAAACGAAGAGGTTATTAAAGAACACGTGGAACGTTCACTTATGCTTGTAACGGCATTAAACCCTCATATCGGCTATGAAAAAGCGGCAGCCATCGCCAAACTCGCTTTCAAAGAAAACAGCAGTTTAAGGGAAGCCGCGATTCAAACAGGTTATCTATCCGCAGAGCAATTTGACCAATGGGTCAAACCAGAGAACATGGTGTGA
- a CDS encoding cytosine permease, which yields MSTAVDNKLLDPEFEHTPVPPEYRKKFSSVSAVWYSFPLVLTSAVIGGVVTAMLGFKTGVAAILTGNLLLCVIVGALSYLAGKTGENFAITAQRTFGRFGYYAVSGLLSTVVIGWFALMVGLTGDTMFRSFGAPLLLMTVLGGVLYVSATFIGIKALTILGYIAAPMYLILGIIAVVISMKSGSTDILNFKPIAGVGALSFGAAVTMVFATFTDSGTMTADFTRWAKNGRQGFLAAFTAFPISKFLAELIGAIIVATGVVLNPEATGGDFIGILAGQGPLISALAVIFVFLNLGVGCTHCLYNGAVGWSHMTGGKMRTLTIILGIIGILVALSGIWNAFTTWLNLLGLIVPPIATIIIMDQLILKRKPDETKKWQPLPFVAWGLASVVALIVNAYAPHLSVVVAGIVSSAIFFYVGSLFITSKPGKSFINKTA from the coding sequence ATGTCAACCGCTGTTGATAATAAGTTATTAGATCCGGAGTTTGAACACACGCCTGTTCCACCAGAATATCGAAAAAAGTTCTCTTCTGTATCCGCAGTTTGGTACAGTTTTCCCTTGGTTTTGACAAGTGCGGTAATTGGTGGGGTTGTCACAGCGATGCTTGGATTCAAAACAGGTGTTGCTGCAATATTGACCGGTAACTTGCTATTGTGTGTCATCGTAGGTGCACTAAGCTACCTAGCAGGGAAAACTGGAGAGAATTTTGCCATCACTGCTCAAAGAACATTTGGACGATTTGGGTATTACGCAGTATCAGGATTACTTTCTACAGTCGTAATTGGATGGTTTGCACTTATGGTAGGCCTTACCGGTGATACGATGTTTCGTTCATTCGGAGCCCCCCTATTATTGATGACAGTCCTAGGTGGTGTTCTCTATGTTTCCGCAACCTTTATCGGGATTAAAGCATTGACCATTTTAGGATATATTGCTGCACCTATGTATCTCATACTTGGTATTATTGCAGTTGTAATCTCGATGAAAAGTGGCTCTACGGATATTTTAAATTTCAAACCGATTGCAGGTGTCGGGGCTCTATCATTTGGGGCCGCAGTCACCATGGTGTTTGCTACATTCACGGATTCCGGAACAATGACAGCCGACTTTACACGCTGGGCAAAAAATGGGCGCCAAGGATTTTTAGCAGCGTTTACCGCCTTTCCAATTTCAAAGTTCCTAGCTGAATTGATTGGTGCCATTATTGTAGCGACTGGTGTTGTCCTAAATCCTGAGGCTACCGGCGGCGATTTTATTGGGATCTTAGCAGGGCAAGGTCCTCTCATTTCTGCCTTAGCTGTCATATTTGTATTCCTTAATCTGGGTGTTGGTTGTACTCACTGTTTGTACAATGGTGCTGTTGGCTGGTCACATATGACTGGTGGGAAAATGAGAACTTTGACAATTATACTTGGTATTATCGGTATTCTTGTTGCTCTTTCTGGAATTTGGAATGCCTTCACAACTTGGCTAAACCTTCTAGGATTAATTGTCCCGCCAATTGCGACCATTATCATTATGGACCAACTGATTTTGAAAAGAAAACCTGATGAAACAAAGAAGTGGCAGCCACTACCATTCGTTGCTTGGGGATTGGCTTCAGTTGTAGCATTAATAGTTAATGCCTATGCACCACATCTTTCAGTGGTTGTTGCTGGAATTGTTTCCTCTGCTATATTCTTTTATGTTGGTAGTCTGTTTATTACCTCTAAACCAGGAAAGAGCTTTATAAATAAAACAGCATAA
- a CDS encoding radical SAM/SPASM domain-containing protein: protein MKKFKKFYLEITSVCNLACSFCPPTERQKQFISVEDFSKRLDQIKPHTDYIYLHVKGEPLLHPKIDQLLDLSHEKGFKVNITTNGTLINKKREKLLNKPALRQMNFSLHSFDGHVGSKDKEGYVRSILSFIKEATSQSEMIVSLRLWNLTQDNTTNIERKRNRELLEIIEKEFDLDYKIEEKVEPGSGVKIADRIFINQDYEFQWPALHEEEDDGKGFCYGMRNQAGILANGTVIPCCLDGEGVINLGNINDHSFSDIIEMDRAKNLLDGFSQRVAVEELCRKCGYRKRFGK, encoded by the coding sequence GTGAAAAAATTTAAGAAGTTTTACTTAGAGATTACAAGTGTATGTAATCTTGCATGCAGCTTTTGTCCACCAACAGAACGACAGAAGCAATTCATTTCTGTGGAGGATTTTTCTAAGAGATTAGACCAAATTAAACCGCACACAGACTATATTTATTTACATGTAAAAGGTGAGCCACTGCTCCATCCTAAAATAGATCAATTGTTAGACTTAAGTCATGAAAAAGGGTTTAAAGTGAATATCACAACCAATGGAACATTAATTAATAAAAAGAGGGAAAAATTATTAAATAAGCCTGCACTAAGACAAATGAATTTCTCACTCCATAGCTTTGATGGCCATGTTGGTTCTAAAGATAAGGAAGGGTATGTGAGAAGTATCCTTTCCTTTATTAAAGAAGCAACTAGCCAATCAGAAATGATTGTTTCCCTGAGATTATGGAATCTTACACAAGACAATACGACGAATATTGAAAGAAAACGAAACAGAGAATTACTAGAAATTATTGAGAAAGAATTTGATTTAGACTACAAAATTGAGGAGAAGGTTGAACCAGGAAGCGGAGTGAAAATTGCAGACCGCATCTTCATCAATCAAGATTACGAGTTTCAGTGGCCTGCGTTACATGAAGAAGAAGATGATGGGAAGGGCTTCTGCTATGGCATGCGAAATCAAGCAGGTATTTTAGCAAACGGAACGGTTATTCCTTGTTGTCTAGATGGTGAAGGAGTTATCAACCTTGGAAATATAAATGATCATTCATTTTCTGATATTATCGAAATGGATCGGGCAAAAAACCTTTTAGATGGTTTTTCGCAAAGAGTGGCAGTGGAGGAACTATGTAGAAAATGCGGATATCGAAAAAGGTTTGGAAAATAG
- a CDS encoding sugar kinase, translated as MADILTIGEILVEVMAKKVGQTFDETGEFIGPFPSGAPAIFTDQAAKIGSTAGIYSTIGTDAFGELNYRKLEEDGVDVSIIKKSSQKTTGVAFVTYKEDGDRDFIYHIHDSACALIGPDDIKKEDFLECKYFHIMGTSLFTEGLRAAVKKAIGFCKETGTKISFDPNMRKELLKDPVMKEFLEYILSHCDIFLPGGDELKLLLGTNDEEKAVASLLEQGVQYIIIKNGSKGTRAYSKDTAFKVEPLKVVEVDPTGAGDCFAGTFISCLNKGISFRQSVMYANTAGALAVTKRGPMEGNTSLEEIKGFTK; from the coding sequence ATGGCAGATATATTAACTATAGGAGAAATCCTCGTCGAAGTAATGGCTAAAAAGGTGGGGCAAACGTTCGATGAAACGGGTGAATTCATCGGACCGTTTCCTAGTGGCGCACCTGCTATATTTACAGACCAGGCTGCAAAAATTGGCAGCACGGCTGGTATCTATTCCACCATTGGAACCGATGCTTTTGGAGAGTTGAATTATCGTAAACTAGAAGAAGATGGTGTGGATGTTTCGATTATAAAAAAATCTTCACAAAAGACAACGGGTGTAGCGTTTGTTACCTACAAGGAAGATGGAGACCGGGACTTCATTTACCATATTCATGATTCTGCCTGTGCTCTTATTGGTCCAGATGACATTAAGAAGGAAGATTTTCTGGAGTGCAAGTATTTTCATATTATGGGAACTTCGTTATTTACTGAAGGACTCCGTGCTGCTGTGAAAAAGGCAATCGGCTTCTGCAAAGAAACAGGGACGAAAATTTCCTTCGATCCAAATATGCGGAAGGAGCTACTGAAAGACCCTGTCATGAAAGAGTTTTTGGAATATATCCTCAGCCACTGCGACATCTTTCTGCCTGGTGGCGATGAACTCAAACTTCTTCTTGGAACGAATGATGAGGAAAAAGCGGTTGCCTCTCTTCTTGAACAGGGTGTCCAATATATCATTATCAAAAACGGTAGCAAAGGCACTCGGGCATACAGCAAGGATACTGCTTTTAAGGTGGAACCGTTGAAAGTAGTTGAGGTGGACCCGACTGGGGCTGGTGATTGTTTTGCTGGTACATTTATTTCCTGTCTGAACAAAGGAATTAGCTTCCGTCAATCGGTCATGTACGCGAATACAGCTGGGGCTCTTGCCGTAACAAAAAGAGGCCCAATGGAAGGTAATACCTCTCTCGAAGAGATAAAGGGCTTCACTAAATAA
- a CDS encoding sugar ABC transporter ATP-binding protein, whose translation MGTILEMKEIKKVFPGVVALDGVNISLHEGEVLALLGENGAGKSTLMKILSGSYIPDGGHVELFGQKTDIQNVVHARELGISIIYQELSLSPNMTVAENIWALYEPVKFGLIDDKEMERKTKRLLDELGIEISPSALVKDLSLSSQQMVEIAKAVSSNPKIIIMDEPTSALSSKETQTLFSIITKLKSEGNSVIYISHRMEEIFEITDTVSVLRDGKYIGTVDTKDTTPDDLITMMVGRSMEEVYPPKDFKRTSDETLLEVKDYHKEGSYHNVSFSLRPGEILGLYGLMGSGRTEIVQGIFGMLQKERGELFLHGKSVNINTPLKAIEKRIAFVTEDRKHEGLVLTSNVHENITLANLDKVLNKFRLIQHDKEVTITNHHVNALKIKTPSIYQTVNKLSGGNQQKIVLSKWFEIEPEILILDEPTRGIDVGAKFEIYKLIIELASKGVGIILISSELPEILNMSDRLLVIKDHEVTVELDPKQTSQEEIMKYITKTNSN comes from the coding sequence ATGGGAACCATCCTAGAAATGAAAGAAATCAAGAAAGTATTCCCTGGAGTGGTGGCACTCGATGGAGTTAATATTTCCTTGCATGAAGGGGAAGTATTAGCACTTCTTGGAGAAAACGGGGCTGGAAAATCAACGCTGATGAAAATCCTCTCCGGGTCTTATATTCCGGACGGGGGTCATGTTGAACTGTTCGGTCAAAAAACTGACATTCAGAATGTCGTGCACGCCAGAGAACTTGGAATATCCATTATCTATCAAGAGCTTTCCTTAAGTCCGAATATGACAGTCGCGGAGAATATTTGGGCCCTCTATGAGCCTGTGAAATTTGGTCTCATTGACGATAAGGAGATGGAGCGGAAAACAAAGAGACTTCTCGATGAACTTGGTATCGAGATTTCGCCGAGTGCCTTAGTGAAGGACCTTTCGCTTTCAAGTCAGCAGATGGTTGAGATTGCAAAGGCTGTTTCATCTAATCCAAAAATCATTATCATGGATGAACCGACATCCGCCCTTAGCTCTAAGGAAACGCAAACACTTTTCAGTATTATCACGAAACTAAAAAGTGAGGGTAATTCAGTCATCTACATTTCACACCGAATGGAAGAAATTTTTGAAATTACCGACACGGTAAGCGTCCTTCGGGATGGGAAATATATTGGCACTGTTGATACAAAGGATACCACCCCTGACGATTTGATTACGATGATGGTAGGAAGAAGTATGGAAGAGGTTTATCCACCAAAGGATTTCAAGCGGACAAGTGATGAAACCTTGCTTGAAGTAAAGGATTATCACAAAGAAGGAAGTTATCATAACGTTTCCTTTTCCCTCCGTCCTGGTGAAATTCTTGGTCTCTACGGCCTCATGGGCTCCGGGAGAACGGAAATTGTTCAAGGAATTTTCGGAATGCTTCAGAAGGAACGGGGAGAATTATTCCTTCATGGAAAAAGTGTAAATATCAATACTCCACTTAAGGCCATTGAAAAGCGAATCGCCTTTGTTACAGAAGATCGCAAACATGAAGGGCTTGTGTTAACCTCCAATGTTCATGAAAATATCACTCTAGCCAACCTGGATAAAGTGTTGAACAAGTTCAGACTGATCCAACATGATAAGGAAGTAACCATTACCAACCATCATGTGAATGCTCTTAAAATAAAGACCCCAAGTATCTATCAGACTGTTAACAAGTTAAGTGGGGGGAATCAGCAAAAAATTGTTCTTTCCAAATGGTTTGAGATTGAACCAGAAATTCTTATTTTAGATGAACCAACACGAGGAATTGATGTTGGCGCTAAATTTGAGATTTACAAGCTAATTATTGAACTGGCCTCTAAGGGAGTGGGAATTATTTTGATTTCCTCCGAACTACCGGAAATTCTGAATATGTCCGATCGTCTCTTGGTCATCAAGGATCATGAGGTGACAGTCGAACTTGATCCAAAACAAACGAGTCAGGAAGAAATAATGAAGTATATCACAAAAACGAATTCCAATTAG
- a CDS encoding substrate-binding domain-containing protein — MKKMLALLIILSMIVLAACGGEKSSTSNSGEKDAKDEITIGASLLTQSHPFQVAIKEAIEKEAGNQKVNVEVAIADQDLNRQISSIEDFINKGVDAIIMVPVDSDGVKGAVLKAKDAGIPVVTVDISANDVEVDSHISTDNYSGGMIAAEAMAKYLEGKGEVGLTTYPEVQSVRDRIDGFKENALNHPDMKIVQELPGRTREEAKKASEDMLTANPNMVGIFGFGDDMAISADQAMTDRKVDGVVIGFDGLEEARKKVDEENTFKAVVVQFPDKMGQEAVKNAVKLANGEKVEKEVPITPGLYVTGKGFVDVKVENGKVIISE, encoded by the coding sequence ATGAAAAAAATGTTGGCCTTACTTATAATCTTGAGCATGATCGTGTTAGCAGCTTGTGGTGGAGAAAAGTCTTCAACATCAAACTCTGGAGAGAAGGATGCTAAAGATGAAATTACCATTGGTGCTTCTCTTCTTACTCAGTCCCATCCTTTCCAAGTAGCAATCAAAGAAGCAATTGAAAAAGAAGCAGGTAATCAAAAAGTGAACGTGGAAGTTGCGATAGCTGATCAAGATTTAAACCGTCAGATCTCTTCTATTGAGGATTTCATCAACAAGGGTGTAGATGCAATCATCATGGTTCCTGTTGATTCAGATGGTGTTAAAGGAGCGGTATTAAAAGCTAAAGACGCTGGTATTCCAGTTGTAACCGTTGACATTAGTGCGAACGATGTAGAAGTGGATTCTCATATCTCAACGGACAACTATTCAGGCGGTATGATTGCGGCAGAAGCAATGGCTAAGTATCTTGAGGGCAAAGGGGAAGTGGGACTTACCACGTATCCTGAAGTTCAATCCGTTCGTGACCGTATCGATGGATTTAAGGAAAATGCGTTAAATCACCCTGATATGAAAATTGTTCAGGAACTTCCGGGACGTACAAGAGAAGAAGCGAAAAAGGCCTCTGAAGACATGCTGACAGCAAACCCGAATATGGTAGGTATCTTCGGATTTGGTGATGATATGGCGATTTCAGCAGACCAAGCGATGACAGATCGCAAGGTAGATGGTGTTGTTATTGGATTTGATGGACTGGAAGAAGCAAGGAAAAAAGTTGACGAGGAAAATACATTTAAAGCGGTAGTTGTTCAGTTCCCTGATAAAATGGGCCAAGAAGCAGTCAAAAATGCTGTGAAGCTGGCAAATGGAGAAAAGGTTGAAAAAGAAGTGCCAATCACTCCAGGTCTTTATGTGACTGGAAAAGGATTTGTGGATGTAAAAGTAGAAAACGGAAAAGTAATTATTTCAGAGTAA
- a CDS encoding tagatose-bisphosphate aldolase subunit GatY — translation MSVVSAKEMLEKAKLGRYAVPAFNIHNLETVQVVAEAAAEYESPLMLAATPSTLSYAGTDYLLAIANVAAKRYGVPISIHLDHAEDVDYIKNLIEMGYKSVMIDASHHPFEENIKIVRDVVDFAAKYGVSVEAELGRLGGIEDDLVVDDKDSFLTDPESAVEFVERTGIDSFAVAIGTAHGLYKSDPKLDFDRLGIINGKLDLPLVLHGGSGIPEADVKRTIELGISKVNIATELKIPFAEAVRKHLIENADANDPRKYLTPGKEAMKKVAIQKILMCESNGKA, via the coding sequence ATGAGTGTTGTATCAGCGAAGGAAATGTTAGAAAAAGCAAAATTGGGACGTTATGCGGTCCCAGCATTCAATATCCATAACCTCGAAACGGTCCAAGTCGTTGCAGAAGCGGCCGCTGAATATGAATCTCCACTGATGCTTGCGGCTACTCCTAGTACATTGTCTTATGCGGGAACCGATTATTTGCTTGCCATCGCGAATGTTGCGGCGAAACGGTACGGAGTTCCCATAAGCATTCATCTAGACCATGCGGAAGATGTTGATTACATAAAAAACTTGATTGAAATGGGCTATAAAAGCGTCATGATCGATGCTTCCCACCACCCTTTTGAAGAAAACATTAAGATAGTTCGTGACGTTGTCGACTTCGCAGCGAAATACGGGGTGTCAGTCGAGGCTGAGCTTGGTAGATTAGGTGGAATTGAGGATGATTTGGTGGTGGATGATAAGGACAGTTTTCTCACCGATCCAGAAAGCGCAGTCGAGTTTGTAGAAAGAACGGGAATTGATAGCTTTGCGGTTGCCATTGGGACGGCTCATGGTCTCTATAAATCTGACCCAAAACTAGACTTTGATCGCCTTGGCATTATCAATGGAAAATTGGATCTCCCACTTGTCCTTCATGGTGGTTCTGGTATTCCAGAAGCGGATGTAAAACGGACGATTGAACTTGGAATTTCAAAAGTGAACATTGCAACTGAACTAAAAATCCCATTTGCAGAAGCTGTGAGAAAGCACCTTATTGAGAACGCGGATGCCAATGATCCTCGTAAATACCTAACACCTGGTAAGGAAGCGATGAAAAAGGTAGCCATTCAGAAAATACTTATGTGTGAAAGTAACGGTAAGGCATGA